The Cryobacterium sp. SO1 genomic sequence CCGACGCACAAGGACCACCTCGGCGCACGGTCCCAGGCGGCAGAGCCGCCCACTACGGCCCCATCGATCAGCCCCGACGCGAGATCCCACCATCGTGGCCGATCGCTCAGTCGACCGCACAAAGCCCCACAGCGGAGCAAAAAACCACTCTAAGAACTCGCCGAGGCAACTGGACCCCTAATATTCAGCGCCCTCCTAGCCGGCCGCGGCAGCCCAGCCCTGCCGGCCCCGGCGGCCCCGCCCTGCACCCCCGCCGAGCCAACTGGTCCCCGAACGGACAATTGGGCCCGGCGTAACGGGTGCAATCGTCCGAACGGGCACCAGTTGTGGCCCCGGCTCCTACTCGGCGACGCGGCGATCCAGCCTGGCCACGCCGATCTTCGAGTCGGCCATGCCGTAGAACACGTAGAGCTGGCCCTCGATCTCCTCGATGGCGGTGGGGAACACCACGTTGGGCACGATGCCGCTGGTCTCATCGGCGGTCTCGGCCTTCAGCAGCGGCTCGCTGGTGCGGCTGAGCACGATCGTGGGGTCGTCGGCGTCCAGGATCATGCCGCCAGCGGCGTAGTTCACCTTCTGCTGCTGGTCGAACGCGCGGGCGAGGATGCCCGTGACGCCGTGGTGCAGCAGCAGCCAGCCCTCCGGAACCCGCAGGGGTGCCGGGCCGCCGCCGATCTTGAGTTCCTCGAACGCGTACTCGGGGCCGGCCAGAAACCGGTGCCCGCGCCAGAACGTGAGCGCGGAGACATCCGCCAGCGCGTCGGCGACGGGCACGTAGCTGATCCAGATGCTCTGCCGCTGGTCGGTGACACCGGCCGGCACCCGGATGCCCTCGCCGGGCTTGGTCTCCTCCAGATCCCACATCGGCCGGTGCAGTACAGCGAAGCTCTCCACCCCGTCCGGTGCGGTGACCGGCTCGGGGAAGAACACCGTGTCCTTGTTGTGGAACAGGTTGAGGTCCATGTCC encodes the following:
- a CDS encoding glycosidase, with amino-acid sequence MSSTTTTTTFPYTLTRMGVIMSPEDGNALEAEGVLNPGTGHTPDGTLYLLPRLVATGNVSRVGLARVIIENGVPTGVEREGVVLAPDRGWERGANNAGVEDPRVTFIPRLGLHVMTYVAYGPLGPRTAVAVSDDLREWRRLGPALFAYDESLDMDLNLFHNKDTVFFPEPVTAPDGVESFAVLHRPMWDLEETKPGEGIRVPAGVTDQRQSIWISYVPVADALADVSALTFWRGHRFLAGPEYAFEELKIGGGPAPLRVPEGWLLLHHGVTGILARAFDQQQKVNYAAGGMILDADDPTIVLSRTSEPLLKAETADETSGIVPNVVFPTAIEEIEGQLYVFYGMADSKIGVARLDRRVAE